Proteins from one Procambarus clarkii isolate CNS0578487 chromosome 8, FALCON_Pclarkii_2.0, whole genome shotgun sequence genomic window:
- the LOC123759875 gene encoding uncharacterized PE-PGRS family protein PE_PGRS46-like — translation MAAIIRSLLYLGVVGACLAQQRTYLPPTNGFSGNGGNGANGNGNGAYTNGNGNGNGLNGNGAYSTSNGNGNGVNGNGVYTNGNGNGNGNGVNGNSAFTNGNGLNGNGAYTNGNGNGNGNGVNGNGVYTNGNGNGNGNGVNGNGAYTNGNGNGNGNGVNGNSAYTNGNGNGNGVNGNGAYTNGNGNGNGNGVNGNGAYTNGNGNGNGNGVNGNGAYTNGNGNGNGNGVNGNGAYTNGNGNGNGNGVNGNGAYTNSNGNGNGNGVNGNGVYTNGNGAVNGIFNGIFDPIAALGDAIGGGGVPGVDYPILVSVPLTGFSCTGQIPGYYADTAPEAGCQVFHICQADGRSDSFLCPNGTIFNQQYFVCDWWYNFDCSTAQQFYGLNAQIGVIIANSNGNGVGVVNGNGLVNGNGNGAVVNGNGYTNGNGLVNGNGNGAAVNGNGYTNGNGLVNGNGAAVNGNGYTNGNGPVNGNGNGYTKGNGNGNGVPVNGNGYTNGNGLVNGNGNGAAVNGNGYTNGNGLVNGNGNGAAVNGNGYTNGNGLVNGNGNGAAVNGNGYTNGNGLVNGNGNGAAVNGNGYTNGNGLVNGNGNGAAVNGNGYTNGNGLVNGNGNGATGNGNGFTNGNGNGYTSTNGNGKVNGLTNGNGVNGNGVNGNGHSNGSPAPVGLYQTPSI, via the exons ATGGCGGCAATCATCAGGAGCCTCCTTTACCTTG GTGTTGTGGGCGCGTGTCTGGCTCAGCAACGGACTTACCTCCCGCCAACCAACGGATTCAGCGGTAACGGAGGAAATGGAGCCAATGGAAACGGTAATGGTGCTTACACAAACGGCAATGGAAATGGCAACGGCCTAAACGGTAATGGTGCTTATTCAACAAGCAATGGAAACGGTAACGGTGTAAACGGTAATGGTGTTTACACAAACGGCAATGGAAATGGCAACGGTAACGGTGTAAATGGTAATAGTGCTTTCACAAACGGCAACGGCCTAAATGGTAATGGTGCTTACACAAACGGCAATGGAAATGGCAACGGTAACGGTGTAAATGGTAATGGTGTTTACACAAACGGCAATGGAAATGGCAACGGTAACGGTGTAAATGGTAACGGTGCTTACACAAACGGCAATGGAAATGGCAACGGTAACGGTGTAAATGGTAACAGTGCTTACACAAACGGCAATGGAAACGGTAACGGTGTAAATGGTAATGGTGCTTACACAAACGGCAATGGAAATGGCAACGGTAACGGTGTAAATGGTAACGGTGCTTACACAAACGGCAATGGAAATGGCAACGGTAACGGTGTAAATGGTAATGGTGCTTACACAAACGGCAATGGAAATGGCAACGGTAACGGTGTAAATGGTAATGGCGCTTACACAAACGGCAATGGAAATGGCAACGGTAACGGTGTAAATGGTAATGGCGCTTACACAAACAGCAATGGAAATGGCAACGGTAACGGTGTAAATGGTAATGGTGTTTACACAAACGGCAACGGTGCCGTTAACGGGATCTTTAACGGCATTTTCGACCCCATCGCTGCCCTTGGTGACGCTATTGGAGGCGGAGGCGTCCCCGGCGTGGACTATCCCATCCTGGTTTCTGTCCCACTCACCGGATTCTCCTGCACCGGACAAATCCCCGGATACTACGCTGATACTGCCCCAGAGGCCGGATGTCAG GTGTTCCACATCTGCCAGGCCGATGGCAGGAGCGACTCTTTCCTCTGTCCCAACGGCACCATATTCAACCAGCAGTACttcgtgtgtgactggtggtacaACTTCGACTGTTCCACCGCCCAGCAGTTCTACGGTCTCAACGCTCAGATCGGCGTGATTATCGCAAACTCCAACGGCAATGGAGTTGGAGTTGTTAATGGCAATGGTCTCGTCAACGGTAATGGTAACGGAGCTGTAGTTAATGGGAATGGATATACTAATGGCAACGGTCTCGTCAACGGCAATGGTAACGGAGCTGCAGTTAATGGGAATGGATATACGAATGGCAACGGTCTCGTCAACGGTAATGGAGCTGCAGTTAATGGTAATGGATATACCAATGGCAATGGTCCCGTCAACGGCAATGGTAATGGATATACTAAAGGCAACGGTAATGGTAATGGCGTTCCAGTTAACGGTAACGGATATACGAATGGCAACGGTCTCGTCAACGGTAATGGTAACGGAGCTGCAGTCAATGGGAACGGATATACCAATGGCAACGGTCTCGTCAACGGCAATGGTAACGGAGCTGCAGTCAACGGGAACGGATATACCAATGGCAACGGTCTCGTCAACGGTAATGGTAACGGAGCTGCAGTTAATGGGAACGGATATACCAATGGCAACGGTCTCGTCAACGGTAATGGTAACGGAGCTGCAGTTAATGGGAACGGATATACCAATGGCAACGGTCTCGTCAACGGTAATGGTAACGGAGCTGCAGTTAATGGGAACGGATATACCAATGGCAACGGTCTCGTCAACGGTAATGGTAATGGAGCTACAGGTAATGGAAATGGTTTCACCAATGGCAACGGTAACGGATATACTAGCACAAACGGTAATGGTAAAGTAAATGGTTTAACTAACGGTAATGGTGTTAACGGTAACGGCGTTAACGGTAATGGTCACAGTAACGGCTCACCAGCCCCGGTCGGACTGTATCAGACTCCGAGCATATAA